Below is a window of Streptomyces sp. ITFR-16 DNA.
GTCGTGCAGCAGCACCCCTCCGCCGCGGCGTTCCCCGGCGGCGAGTCCATGCGCGCGATGCAGGCACGCGCCGTCGACGCGGTACGGGACTGGAACGCCCGGATCGAGGCCGAGCACGGCGAGCACGCCGTGTACGTGATGTGTTCGCACGGCGACATCATCAAGTCCCTGGTCGCCGACGCCCTCGGCCTGCATCTGGACCTCTTCCAGCGCGTCCAGGCCGACCCCTGCTCGGTCACCGCGATCCGCTACACCCGGCTGCGCCCCTATCTGCTCCGTCTCGGCGACACGGGGGACCTCGCGGGCCTCGCGCCCCGCGAGCCGGGACCGGACGCGGACGCGGCGCCGGACGCGGCGGTCGGGGGCGGCGCGGGCTCGCCGTGATCTCCGCGCGCAGTAGGGTGGACGCGCCGTAGGCACCCGCGCGGGAGAACTCTTCCGCGGGGCCCCGGCCGACCCTCATCTGCCGTCAATTCTCAAGGGAGACAGGACGTGTCCCGTCAGGTGTTCCTCTACGACCCCCCGGACCGTTTCGTGGCCGGTACGGTCGGGCTGCCTGGACGTCGTACGTTCTTCCTGCAGGCTTCCTCAGGCGGACGTGTCACCAGCGTGGCCCTGGAGAAGACCCAAGTCGCCGCGCTCGCCGAGCGGGTCGACGAACTGCTGGACGAGGTGGTGCGGCGTACCGGCGGGAACTCCCCGGTGCCCGCGGTCGCCCCGATGGACGTCACCGACACCGCTCCGCTCGACATCCCCGTCGAGGAGGAGTTCCGGGTCGGCACGATGGCGCTCGCCTGGGACGGCGAGGAACAGCGCATGATCGTCGAGGCGCAGGCCCTGGTCGAACTGGACGCGGACTCCGTCGAGGACCTCGCCGAGGCCGAGGAGCGGCTGCTCCAGGACGAGGAGAACGGCCCGCCGATGCTCCGGGTC
It encodes the following:
- a CDS encoding histidine phosphatase family protein; the encoded protein is MPTLILVRHGRSTANTSGVLAGRTPGVALDERGAEQAAALPGRLAALPLAAAVSSPLQRCRETLGPLLEARPELPLHTEERISECDYGDWSGRKLAELTDEPLMTVVQQHPSAAAFPGGESMRAMQARAVDAVRDWNARIEAEHGEHAVYVMCSHGDIIKSLVADALGLHLDLFQRVQADPCSVTAIRYTRLRPYLLRLGDTGDLAGLAPREPGPDADAAPDAAVGGGAGSP
- a CDS encoding DUF3090 domain-containing protein → MSRQVFLYDPPDRFVAGTVGLPGRRTFFLQASSGGRVTSVALEKTQVAALAERVDELLDEVVRRTGGNSPVPAVAPMDVTDTAPLDIPVEEEFRVGTMALAWDGEEQRMIVEAQALVELDADSVEDLAEAEERLLQDEENGPPMLRVRLSGAQARAFAKRALDVVNAGRPPCPLCSLPLDPEGHVCPRQNGYRRGA